One Lachnospiraceae bacterium C1.1 genomic region harbors:
- the map gene encoding type I methionyl aminopeptidase: MNIGRNDSCWCGSGKKYKSCHLMFDDKIKRIHDAGHKVPTHKMLKSAADIQGIKDSAKINIACLDYVAEHIKAGISTQEIDDWVAKITGDMGGVSACLNYEGFPKNCCTSINDEVCHGIPSEDIILHDGDIINVDCSTIYKGYFSDSSRMFIIGETTPEKKKLVEDVHKAVEIGLAEVKPWRFLGDMGSAINEFCKSQGYSVVEEIGGHGCGIEFHEEPWVSFVSKPNTEMLMVPGMCFTIEPMVNLGEHFIYEDEDNGWTIYTEDGSPSAQWEVQLVVTDNGYEILSY, from the coding sequence ATGAACATTGGAAGAAACGATTCATGCTGGTGCGGCAGCGGCAAGAAATATAAAAGCTGCCATCTTATGTTTGATGATAAGATCAAACGTATACATGATGCGGGACATAAGGTTCCAACTCACAAAATGCTTAAGTCCGCAGCTGATATTCAGGGAATAAAAGATAGTGCAAAGATAAACATTGCATGTCTTGACTATGTTGCTGAACATATAAAGGCCGGGATTTCAACACAGGAGATCGATGACTGGGTAGCTAAGATCACAGGAGATATGGGCGGTGTTTCTGCATGCTTAAATTATGAGGGATTCCCTAAGAACTGCTGTACATCTATAAATGATGAAGTTTGTCACGGTATTCCTTCAGAGGATATTATCCTCCATGACGGAGATATAATTAACGTTGACTGCTCAACTATTTACAAGGGATATTTTTCTGATTCATCGAGAATGTTTATAATCGGTGAAACAACACCGGAAAAAAAGAAGCTTGTAGAGGATGTTCATAAGGCTGTAGAAATTGGTCTTGCAGAGGTTAAGCCATGGCGTTTCCTTGGTGATATGGGCTCCGCAATTAACGAGTTCTGTAAGTCACAGGGCTATTCTGTAGTAGAGGAAATAGGTGGTCATGGATGCGGAATTGAGTTCCACGAGGAGCCTTGGGTAAGTTTTGTTTCAAAGCCGAATACAGAGATGCTTATGGTACCGGGAATGTGCTTTACGATCGAGCCGATGGTAAATCTTGGAGAGCATTTTATCTACGAAGATGAAGATAATGGCTGGACGATCTATACAGAGGACGGAAGCCCGTCAGCACAGTGGGAAGTACAGCTTGTAGTCACAGATAACGGATATGAGATTCTGAGTTATTAA
- the guaB gene encoding IMP dehydrogenase — MSQIIGEGITFDDVLLVPSYSEITPNMIDVSTHLTKKIKLNIPMMSAGMDTVTESNMAIAMARQGGIGIIHKNMSIEQQADEVDKVKRSENGVITDPFYLSPENTLRDADNLMAKFKISGVPITEGKKLVGIITNRDLKFEEDFSRKIKECMTSEGLITAPEGVTLEEAKTILAKSKKEKLPIVDAEGNLKGLITIKDIEKQIKYPLSAKDSQGRLLCGAGVGITANFMERTEALVNAKVDCVVLDSAHGHSKNVLDVCRQIKSAFPDLDVVVGNVATAEACRDLIAAGADAIKVGIGPGSICTTRVVAGIGVPQITAVMDCYKAASEAGIPIIADGGIKYSGDITKALAAGASVCMMGSIFAGCDEAPGQFELYQGRKYKVYRGMGSIAAMNNGSKDRYFQEGAKKLVPEGVEGRVAYKGSLEDTVFQLIGGLRSGMGYCGAKTIDILHDTARFVKITSAALRESHPHDIHITKEAPNYSVGDNE; from the coding sequence ATGAGTCAGATTATTGGCGAAGGAATTACTTTTGATGATGTACTGTTAGTACCTTCCTATTCGGAGATTACTCCAAATATGATCGATGTATCAACACACCTGACAAAGAAAATTAAGCTTAACATCCCCATGATGAGTGCGGGAATGGACACTGTTACAGAGAGCAATATGGCTATTGCGATGGCAAGACAGGGTGGAATCGGTATAATTCACAAGAACATGTCTATTGAGCAGCAGGCTGATGAAGTTGATAAGGTTAAGCGTTCTGAAAATGGCGTAATTACAGATCCTTTCTATCTTTCACCTGAGAACACACTTCGTGATGCAGACAATCTCATGGCGAAATTCAAAATTTCAGGAGTTCCTATCACAGAAGGTAAGAAGTTAGTCGGAATCATTACAAATCGTGATCTTAAATTCGAAGAGGATTTTTCAAGGAAAATTAAAGAGTGCATGACAAGCGAAGGTCTTATTACAGCTCCTGAAGGAGTAACTCTTGAAGAAGCAAAGACCATACTTGCAAAGTCAAAGAAGGAAAAGCTTCCTATCGTGGATGCTGAAGGAAATCTTAAAGGTCTTATTACAATAAAAGATATTGAAAAACAGATCAAATATCCTCTTTCAGCAAAAGATTCTCAGGGACGACTTCTTTGCGGTGCCGGCGTAGGTATCACTGCAAACTTTATGGAGCGTACAGAGGCTCTTGTTAATGCAAAGGTTGACTGCGTTGTTCTTGACTCGGCACATGGACATTCAAAGAACGTTCTTGATGTATGCCGCCAGATCAAGAGTGCATTCCCTGATCTTGATGTAGTAGTAGGAAATGTTGCTACAGCTGAAGCATGCAGGGATCTTATAGCAGCAGGTGCGGATGCGATCAAAGTAGGTATCGGTCCCGGTTCCATATGTACAACACGTGTAGTTGCAGGTATTGGTGTACCACAGATCACAGCTGTTATGGATTGCTACAAGGCAGCAAGCGAGGCAGGAATCCCGATCATCGCCGATGGAGGTATCAAGTATTCCGGAGATATCACTAAGGCACTTGCAGCAGGTGCATCAGTCTGCATGATGGGTTCGATTTTTGCCGGATGTGATGAGGCTCCCGGTCAGTTTGAGCTTTATCAGGGCAGAAAGTACAAGGTTTATCGTGGTATGGGATCTATAGCTGCCATGAACAACGGAAGTAAAGACAGATACTTCCAGGAAGGCGCTAAGAAGCTTGTACCGGAGGGAGTAGAAGGAAGAGTCGCTTACAAGGGATCACTTGAGGATACTGTATTCCAGCTTATCGGAGGACTTCGTTCAGGAATGGGATACTGCGGAGCGAAGACAATAGATATACTGCATGATACTGCAAGATTTGTAAAAATCACTTCAGCAGCACTTCGTGAAAGCCATCCTCATGATATACATATTACTAAGGAGGCGCCTAACTATTCTGTTGGCGATAACGAATAA
- a CDS encoding VanZ family protein, whose protein sequence is MKLPLILRAVALLPAFFVMYIIFTYSAQPVGVSKESSMAISQPLLETVFGLGEDEYDEETIQYYDEHYVDVLVRKTAHMLEYATLCVAVIVALYAWDVAPIEDIKIFSMRFTCLYAASDEFHQLFVPGRGSSLLDVYVDTMGGIFGTAIMFAVLKWLVDFEWEKGERRKLK, encoded by the coding sequence ATGAAGCTTCCACTTATATTGCGGGCAGTTGCATTACTGCCTGCTTTTTTTGTAATGTACATAATTTTTACCTATTCGGCACAGCCGGTAGGAGTTTCAAAAGAATCAAGTATGGCAATAAGTCAGCCTCTTCTGGAAACTGTTTTTGGATTGGGAGAGGATGAATATGATGAAGAAACAATTCAATATTATGATGAGCATTATGTAGATGTGCTTGTAAGAAAAACAGCTCATATGCTTGAATATGCGACTTTATGTGTAGCAGTGATAGTCGCGCTGTATGCATGGGACGTGGCACCTATTGAAGATATTAAAATATTTTCAATGAGGTTTACCTGTCTTTATGCGGCAAGCGATGAATTTCACCAATTGTTCGTACCGGGACGCGGCAGTAGTCTGCTTGACGTTTATGTAGATACCATGGGTGGTATTTTTGGTACTGCAATTATGTTTGCTGTTCTTAAATGGCTTGTTGATTTTGAATGGGAGAAAGGCGAACGGAGGAAATTAAAATGA
- the asnA gene encoding aspartate--ammonia ligase, with amino-acid sequence MSLMELSSKYESKMSIIETEIAIKEVKDYFERALANELNLTRVSAPLYVRPETGLNDNLNGVERPVSFDIKDLGCEVEIVHSLAKWKRYALKKYGFKPGEGLYTDMYAIRRDEDTDNLHSLYVDQWDWERVIEKKDRNPETLKEVVKHVYAAIKKTEDYLAEKYEFLTPILPEDITFVTTQELEDAYPDLTAKEREHEYVKKYGAIFLCQIGDKLASGEPHDGRAPDYDDWKLNGDIIVNYPILDCAFELSSMGIRVDEQSLAEQLKKAGCEERAELEFQKMILNKELPYTIGGGIGQSRICMYFLRKAHIGEVQSSVWKKEDMDKCEAEGIQLL; translated from the coding sequence ATGAGTTTGATGGAATTATCGTCTAAGTACGAAAGTAAGATGAGTATCATTGAAACGGAGATTGCGATCAAAGAAGTTAAGGATTACTTCGAAAGGGCACTTGCAAATGAACTTAATCTTACAAGAGTTTCAGCACCGCTTTATGTTAGGCCGGAGACAGGATTAAATGATAATCTTAACGGCGTGGAGAGACCTGTTTCTTTTGACATCAAGGATCTTGGCTGTGAAGTTGAAATCGTTCATTCACTGGCTAAATGGAAAAGATATGCACTTAAGAAATATGGATTTAAGCCCGGTGAGGGACTTTACACTGATATGTACGCAATAAGACGTGATGAGGATACAGATAACCTTCATTCTTTATATGTTGACCAGTGGGATTGGGAGCGTGTTATAGAGAAGAAGGATCGTAATCCCGAGACTCTTAAGGAAGTTGTTAAACACGTTTATGCTGCTATAAAGAAGACAGAGGATTATCTTGCTGAAAAATATGAGTTCCTTACACCTATCCTTCCGGAAGATATTACTTTTGTGACAACACAGGAGCTGGAGGATGCTTATCCTGATCTTACAGCAAAAGAGAGAGAGCATGAATATGTAAAGAAATACGGTGCGATCTTCCTTTGTCAGATAGGAGACAAGCTTGCGTCAGGAGAACCACATGACGGACGCGCACCGGACTATGATGACTGGAAGCTTAACGGTGATATTATTGTTAATTATCCGATCCTTGACTGCGCATTTGAGTTATCTTCCATGGGTATCCGAGTTGATGAGCAGTCTCTGGCAGAGCAGCTTAAGAAAGCCGGCTGTGAGGAGAGGGCAGAACTTGAATTCCAGAAGATGATCCTTAATAAAGAGCTTCCTTATACAATAGGCGGTGGAATCGGTCAGTCGAGAATCTGTATGTATTTCCTTAGAAAGGCTCATATAGGTGAAGTTCAGTCTTCGGTCTGGAAAAAGGAAGATATGGACAAATGTGAGGCAGAAGGAATTCAGCTTCTTTAA